The Xiphophorus maculatus strain JP 163 A chromosome 5, X_maculatus-5.0-male, whole genome shotgun sequence nucleotide sequence GGATCCTGAAATGTCATGTGTTCCGCTGTGACACGCCGGCCAAAGCCATCGCCACAAGCCTGCACGAGATCTGCTCCAGGGTGAGTTGCTCAAGCAGCAGGATGCTGCAAAATCAAAGTCAAGTTGAATAATGAGCCTCCTAAAGCCGAACGCCCGGCGCACCACACTATTAACACACATAGGAAACCTCTGAAATGCCGAATTAATGCTTTAACATCACCCTCATTCTGTGATGTGACTGCCTGCCAAATGATGTTGGCAAGATTTTAGTTTCACCTCATCATTAAAATTTTACAATATGTGTACTTGGTTTTATCTTTGCTCAGGTTATTGGTGTCCTTGTTGTTTCTTCTAGCCAAACACAATTATCAGGAGGTGTCCTGTACTCTGTACGGTTCTTCTTGTGAATATACtagattcattttaaaacagcgCCAGAACACTGATAATTGAACCgtcatttgtttttactgtttctgcTACAAATGTGGGATTAatagatgtttgtttgttccaataaaatattggtaGAGTTGAAGCTTTAATTCATAGTCTGGAGGGGctctttaaatgtcatgttagTCATGTTTATGATCTTATTTGGAGCTGAGTTCTGTTCAcagtagaaacagaaacattttataggTTCATCTGGGACTTGGTTGTTTCAATTTATTGTAAACCCCCAACTCAGTGCATTGAAACCAAACATGGACTATATTACTAAAAGGGTTAGGTTCCCCCTGTGGATGATTAATTGCAGATTTTCCAACCTCACCAGTGGCTTCAGGTGCATTAATACAAGCAATAGGGTGATAACAATGAGGatgatatgaaaaaaatgcCACTTATGCATTAAGTCTTATCATAAAATGTGATCACTACTAATTACTCCACAATGAGGATGTCATATTTGGTTCCTGCTTGTTGCTGATTGTTTCTGGAGGGGAAGATGAGGAGGCGGGTCATGTGATGTgtgtttggtcatgtgatagTGATGCACTGCAGAATTTTGGGGAGTTTAATTGAAGAAGAGAAGAAGTGGTGGAGCGATCAGTGtggtcgtttttttttttttctcaagatgTGGAAAGGGAAGTAAAATATATCTAATGTATAACATTGGAAAATATCCGAACTGGTCACTGCAGGGTCAGTTGAGCTGCTCCTCTGATCTGACAAACTCCTGATTAAAAACTCTGTGCTGCAGGTTTGGCGTATTATATGTTATAGAAcggcgtttcccaattccggtcctcaggcctccctgccctgcatgttttaggtgtttcccttctgctacacacctggattgaatatatgggtgatcaacaggtttctgcagcacttgatggtcatgcaatcatttgaatcagctgctctggaatagaggcacatctaaaacatgcagagcagggaggcctgaggaccggaattgggaaacgctgttATAGAAGACTAGAAAGTGTGAATGATTCTCTCTCTTTGagctgtttggttctgttgctTTATGCCTTTAAATTGTAGCGCTggaggaaatgttttatctttttagttttaaactgtgactggtttaattttctctgtgttttcctgtGTTCACTGGGTAAACAGCAAGACAGTATCAGCTGTGAAGCTGCTCCAGCGCTCTTTCGTGTAATTGTTTTCATCTCCCTCCAGCTCTTGTTCTCATCCACTTTCACACACAATAttacatcttttcttttcttcctgtgtgtgtgtttccgcCTCGGTGTGAAAATCCTTTCTTTTCTGTAGATAATGACGGAGCGAAAGAATGCCAAAGCCATGGCAGGAGGTTCACTCCAGGACAGGATGCAGGCAGGGCTGGACCTCCCTTTACAAGGTGCGCTTCATCAATATATTcaccctctgtgtgtgtgtgtgtgtgtgtgtgtgtgtatgtatggaGAGACGATGAATTCTGCAAGAGACACAAAATAGTCAATGTTATCACCTTTGGGGCAGTGTGGGAGGATAGTGAATGTTTCACAGCAACATTCTTTGCTAAAGCGGCGTGTTTTTACCAGGAGCATGAGAGCAGCTAGAAATACAAGTCATGTTGGAGTCATTAAACTCCACTGATATGGCTCTAAATAACAATGTTTATATCTGTGTGTACAAAGCTTTGTTTTGTACACTTTGTTATGCTGAGTTAAGCTCTACTGCACATAGAAGTGTTGATGACTATTTAATTAAATCGAATTTATTGACTGCCCATTATTTGGTGAATGCATTTGTATAccctaaaaaaataacaattacgaaaaaagaaaagtaaacgCATTTAAACTCTAATATATTTACCACCCAGCAGCATTCTTCCTCACTCCCATCCAGTTTCCTTACCAAAACTACAAATTCTGAAAAAGTATCAAATACCTTGCAGGTTTTAAGGGCTTAGGATCCAGTGCACAAGCATAATGACTCAGTGTTGCGTCATCTCCTCTTTACACAGTCACACTTCCAAGAAAGATGAAGGAGAAGTATTTCATTCTTTCATGTCATTTCATCAAACACATTTGTTGGCAAccctgtttaaaaatgtctaaaacccCCAACCCTGAATCTTTTATTAAGGTAGCATAATTTGTGTCAGGAAAGGTTAGAAAAACCCAACCTTTTAATTTTAGTACATTTGTTCAGtagataaatatgtaaacaattgtttctttaaaaaaaacaactggtttTACAAGTATTGGTGCACTGAAAATTCCCATTAAAGCTGCATTGGGGTTCtgagaaaactgcaaaatttgaaaacttATAAATTCCTTTCTGAGAACTTAGGAACTATAAGCATAGCTGCAGCAAACCCGCAATTATGAGTTGGAACGACAGGAATGGTGTGAGCGGCACTTGTGTGCATGTACATGAGTATGATTAGCatcgctaagaccctcctcttggctctgattggctgttcctGACAGTTTGATATTGACAGACATGTGAATTACCACCTGTTGTccagtaaatatttgtttgtaatacTTCATTTACAAGAACTTCAtactgaaggtttttatttcatctaattaaataaaacttaacaaACCCTATTTGAGAGCAGTACTAAGTTTGAATTGGGTCATGATGTCGCTTCACCTCTAGTTTGGTTTTGACACTGAAATATATCATAGCAGAAACGTGAGATCCTAATGTTGAGGTGGGAAATGGTGTAATTTAATGCACTACATTGTATAACACTTCCTGTTGCTCCAAGCTGTTGTTAATGTCATGATGAATTTTTCCCAGCAGAGTTTCCCACACCAAAGACAGAGCTGGTTCAGAAGTTTCAGGTCCTCTACCTGGGCATGATGCCTGTGGCCAGACCAATAGGTCGGTGTAACATGCCGACATGTGCCTGCAAATGTAGTTTGAAATTTCTTTGCAGTGTTACATTTGGTGCAAATGTGATTTCATTTGTGAACCTTGTTTGATTTGCTATAATATTCTCTTTTCCAGGCATGGATATACTGAACGGAGCCATTGAAAGTCTGATTGGCTCTTCCAACAGAGAAGACTGGACTCCTGTGGCCCTTAATGTGGCAGATGCCACTGTGACCATCAGCAAAGACAAGGTCAGACGTCTGCTGCTTGACTGTTCCTGCTAAACtctcctgttttctttctctgctgctttttacagaaaatgtcttCTTAGACAAGTTAGACACTTTCTTGTGCTGCtgagttgattttatttttgtcgtTGCTCAGACTGAAAATAGATTAGGTTGCCCGATGTAGCCATTGCTAAGTTAATCAGGTCTAACTAGCTGTTAAGGCTCACTACTTTAGGATTAATGTACCTTTCCAACAGCTTATAATAATATGACgtctttctgctgcaggttgAGGCCAATAAATACTTTGCAAGTCAGCGAAATTAGCTCTCTTTCCCAAAGCTACAAGAACAAAGTACTGTCATTCTGTCCCTGGTTTTTAAGTTCTTGGAGCTTGTTTGTGAGGCAGAACCTTTCTCTTGTGTTCTAATCAAGAGAAAGAAAGCTCCCTGggtttatgaatgtttttgcaagcaagaactttgttcttttaacCGCAAGTAATTGAGATCAAGTTTTTCTGCCCTTGCAGTAGTGCTAGTGGCCTTTAGGGAACACCCTTGAACTTTGAGATTTCCCAAAAGCTGGCTGCATTTCAAATGAAGCCTATTTGATGACAGAGGTTAAATACTATGGaagttcaaacagaaaaactttgctGTGCTTTGTTCAGCAAAGTTATCACCTGAAGTTTTGCTCTTGCTTGCTTTCTTGCAGTCCCATTGAATCGCAGACAGGTCTCTAAAAGAtaatgtttccttttaaatagtTCCTTACATCCATCATCTGACTTGGAGCTGCAAAACATTCAGATCACATAATTTTGAAGTGTTACTGaatgttgaaaagaaaatataaaatacgtTTGTAACTCATGTTTTTGTCACTTCTCTTGTTGCTTTTCACAATCTCCAAACTTCTTCCCTGCACTTATTGATCTTGGTTACTAAAATCCACCTCAGTTATGAGCTTAATGTAGAGTAAAAGTCTAATGATAAGTTATTACAAAGCAGTTATAATGCATACTACTTACGGTAAATAAAACTATCATCCTCCACATATTATATTGAAACTCTGACTTTATTGTAAACACCTCATTGATTTTGAAAATAGACAGGCTTTACTTTTCATCCCTCGGTGCCAACTTCCACACTGAGGATTGCTGTCAAGCTCACTCCTTagaaatgttgaatttattaaatcaattcagtttattaaatCATCAGATTCTAATCAGCAGCTAATTTCTCTGTGAATCTCCAAATAAAGTGGAAGACGGTCATAGTACctctgaataaatatatattgctGTTTAAGTGCATGACTCAATCCAGTTGTTGTGTTATGTCTTATTCAAATCAACTTTTACATGAAGGTAATTGTTTTGATTAATCTCACACCCATATTTCTGACCAGGATGAAAAGGAGGTGCTGGTGGAGTGCCGCGTTC carries:
- the apbb2 gene encoding amyloid-beta A4 precursor protein-binding family B member 2 isoform X7, which produces MTERKNAKAMAGGSLQDRMQAGLDLPLQAEFPTPKTELVQKFQVLYLGMMPVARPIGMDILNGAIESLIGSSNREDWTPVALNVADATVTISKDKDEKEVLVECRVRFLSFMGVGRDVHSFAFIMDAGGHRFDCHVFWCEPNAGSVSEAVQAACMLRYQKCLVARPPSQKACGSSPPGDSVSRRVSTSVKRGVLSLIDTLKQKRPVTELPQ